From one Streptomyces sp. NBC_01478 genomic stretch:
- a CDS encoding aspartate aminotransferase family protein, which produces MTPQPNPQAGAAVKAADRAHVFHSWSAQELIDPLAVAGAEGSYFWDYDGNRYLDFTSGLVYTNIGYQHPKVVAAIQEQAATMTTFAPAFAIEARSEAARLIAERTPGDLDKIFFTNGGADAIEHATRMARLHTGRPKVLSAYRSYHGGTQQAINLTGDPRRWASDSASAGVVHFWAPFLYRSRFYAETEEQECERALEHLETTIAFEGPGTIAAIVLETVPGTAGIMVPPPGYLAGVREICDKYGIVFVLDEVMAGFGRTGEWFAADLFDVVPDLMTFAKGVNSGYVPLGGVAISGAIADTFGKRPYPGGLTYSGHPLACAAAVATINVMAEEGVVENAKHLGTTVVEPALRALAERHPSVGEVRGVGMFWALDLVKDRETREPLVPYNAAGEANAAMGAFGAAAKKQGLWPFVNMNRTHVVPPLNVTEAELKEGLAALDSALSVADEYTS; this is translated from the coding sequence ATGACCCCTCAGCCCAACCCCCAGGCCGGCGCCGCCGTGAAGGCCGCGGACCGTGCGCATGTGTTCCACTCCTGGTCCGCGCAGGAACTCATCGACCCGCTCGCCGTGGCCGGCGCGGAGGGGTCGTACTTCTGGGACTACGACGGCAATCGCTACCTGGACTTCACCAGCGGGCTCGTCTACACCAACATCGGCTACCAGCACCCGAAGGTCGTCGCCGCGATCCAGGAGCAGGCCGCGACGATGACGACCTTCGCGCCCGCGTTCGCGATCGAGGCCCGCTCGGAGGCGGCCCGGCTGATCGCCGAGCGCACGCCCGGGGACCTGGACAAAATCTTCTTCACCAACGGCGGCGCCGACGCCATTGAGCACGCGACGCGCATGGCCCGGCTGCACACCGGGCGGCCGAAGGTGCTCTCCGCCTACCGCTCGTACCACGGCGGTACGCAGCAGGCGATCAACCTCACCGGGGATCCGAGGCGTTGGGCCAGCGACAGCGCCTCCGCCGGGGTCGTGCACTTCTGGGCGCCCTTCCTGTACCGGTCCCGTTTCTACGCGGAGACCGAGGAGCAGGAGTGCGAGCGGGCGCTCGAGCACCTGGAGACGACGATCGCCTTCGAGGGGCCGGGCACGATCGCCGCGATCGTCCTGGAGACCGTGCCGGGCACGGCCGGGATCATGGTGCCGCCGCCCGGTTATCTCGCCGGGGTCCGGGAGATCTGCGACAAGTACGGGATCGTCTTCGTCCTCGACGAGGTGATGGCCGGGTTCGGGCGGACCGGTGAGTGGTTCGCGGCCGATCTGTTCGACGTCGTACCGGACCTGATGACCTTCGCCAAGGGTGTCAACTCCGGCTATGTGCCGCTCGGCGGGGTCGCCATCTCCGGCGCCATCGCGGACACCTTCGGCAAGCGGCCCTACCCGGGCGGACTGACGTACTCCGGGCACCCGCTGGCCTGTGCCGCGGCCGTCGCGACGATCAACGTCATGGCCGAGGAGGGCGTCGTGGAGAACGCGAAGCACCTCGGTACGACCGTCGTCGAGCCCGCGCTGCGGGCGCTGGCCGAGCGGCACCCGAGCGTCGGCGAGGTGCGCGGGGTCGGCATGTTCTGGGCGCTGGACCTGGTGAAGGACCGGGAGACGCGCGAGCCGCTGGTGCCGTACAACGCGGCCGGTGAGGCGAACGCAGCGATGGGCGCGTTCGGGGCCGCCGCCAAGAAGCAGGGGCTGTGGCCGTTCGTCAACATGAACCGCACGCACGTCGTGCCGCCGCTGAATGTGACCGAGGCCGAACTGAAGGAAGGCCTCGCCGCACTCGACTCGGCCCTGTCCGTGGCCGACGAATACACCTCGTAA
- a CDS encoding protein kinase domain-containing protein encodes MEKLGAADPQRIGAYRLLARLGTGGMGHVYLARSDRGRTVAVKLVREELAAQEEFRARFRQEVQAARRVGGHWTAPVLDADTEAEVPWVATGYVAGPSLQQVVGRDHGALPERSVRILAAGLAHALQDIHAAGIVHRDLKPSNVLVTIDGPRVIDFGIARALEAQAGDGLTRTGSLVGSPGFMAPEQVRGDRITPACDVFCLGSVLAYAATGTLPFGAANSGVHALMFRIAQEEPDLSGVPEGIADLVRDCLRKDPATRPTLNRILDRTGAEDTVSGGRSRDPWLPGALVAQLGRHAVRLLDTEDPETRELERVNPATAGPGTAGPEAGSAQAQGPGVEGSEAEGARGREVAEAEGAAVVQGATPEPATAPMPALPPTPALPPMPALPPGFAPVQGSAPTQGPAPAQGPAPAQGSVPVQGPAPAHGSAPVQGPAPAQGPAPAHDSAPAPAEKPDLFGKTPVARTPAALAEASPEHAPASDDSSPAPPAPAAGAAPDGHFPTVVEEQPGAPRTPPTPHPAYGYPQQHPQPTADYGHPQQPVQPAADYPQLPARQLVGWGGQVPYNPYPHNPGLGATPPYGPGPHPEPQAPRRNGRSTALLVAVALVVALGAGGSVYALMKGGDDDGRKASGSGGGATSAAPTTPGPTTGEPSPTNSPSPSATSTGDGAVPSGYLGTWNASIDNATGHNTRQLTIRQGKVGSPVLTLVADGPGYHCEFTADLAQAPGGESPLAIGASTVTSGKPLSSCNPGSATEITLLSDTTLERVSTSNGEKLTYTKAG; translated from the coding sequence GTGGAGAAACTGGGGGCGGCCGATCCGCAGCGGATCGGCGCGTACCGGCTGCTGGCCCGGCTCGGGACCGGGGGCATGGGGCACGTGTATCTGGCCCGGTCGGACCGGGGACGCACGGTCGCCGTGAAGCTGGTGCGGGAGGAGCTGGCCGCGCAGGAGGAGTTCCGGGCGCGCTTCCGGCAGGAGGTGCAGGCCGCGCGCCGGGTCGGCGGACACTGGACGGCGCCCGTGCTGGACGCGGACACCGAGGCCGAGGTGCCGTGGGTGGCCACCGGGTATGTCGCCGGACCGAGCCTGCAGCAGGTCGTCGGCCGGGACCACGGGGCACTGCCCGAGCGGTCGGTACGGATCCTCGCGGCCGGTCTCGCGCACGCGCTCCAGGACATCCACGCCGCCGGCATCGTCCACCGCGACCTCAAGCCGTCCAACGTGCTGGTGACCATCGACGGCCCCCGCGTCATCGACTTCGGCATAGCGCGGGCCCTGGAGGCACAGGCCGGCGACGGGCTCACCCGGACCGGTTCGCTGGTCGGCTCGCCCGGTTTCATGGCGCCGGAACAGGTGCGGGGCGACCGCATCACCCCGGCGTGCGACGTCTTCTGCCTCGGTTCCGTCCTCGCCTACGCCGCGACCGGCACCCTTCCCTTCGGCGCCGCGAACAGCGGTGTCCACGCCCTGATGTTCCGCATCGCCCAGGAGGAACCCGACCTGTCGGGCGTCCCCGAGGGCATCGCCGACCTAGTCCGCGACTGCCTCCGCAAGGACCCGGCCACCCGCCCGACCCTCAACCGCATCCTCGACCGCACCGGCGCCGAGGACACCGTCTCCGGCGGCCGCTCCCGCGACCCGTGGCTACCGGGCGCGCTGGTCGCCCAACTCGGCCGCCACGCGGTGCGGTTGCTGGACACGGAGGACCCGGAGACGAGGGAACTGGAGCGGGTGAATCCGGCGACGGCCGGTCCGGGAACGGCCGGTCCGGAGGCAGGGAGCGCGCAGGCGCAGGGCCCGGGGGTGGAGGGTTCCGAGGCGGAAGGCGCGAGGGGCAGGGAGGTCGCGGAGGCGGAAGGTGCCGCCGTGGTTCAGGGGGCCACACCTGAGCCCGCCACTGCGCCCATGCCCGCTCTTCCTCCTACGCCTGCTCTTCCTCCCATGCCCGCGCTTCCCCCTGGCTTCGCTCCCGTCCAGGGCTCCGCTCCTACCCAAGGCCCTGCTCCCGCCCAAGGTCCCGCTCCGGCTCAAGGTTCCGTCCCCGTTCAAGGCCCCGCTCCGGCCCACGGTTCCGCTCCCGTCCAGGGTCCCGCTCCGGCCCAAGGCCCCGCCCCCGCCCACGATTCCGCCCCCGCCCCCGCGGAGAAGCCCGACCTGTTCGGCAAGACACCCGTCGCCCGCACACCCGCCGCCCTCGCCGAAGCCTCCCCCGAGCACGCCCCCGCCTCCGACGACTCCTCCCCGGCACCACCCGCACCGGCGGCCGGTGCCGCGCCGGACGGCCACTTCCCGACGGTGGTCGAGGAGCAGCCCGGAGCACCCCGCACCCCGCCCACCCCGCACCCGGCCTACGGCTACCCGCAGCAGCACCCCCAGCCCACCGCCGACTACGGCCACCCGCAACAGCCCGTCCAGCCCGCCGCCGACTATCCGCAACTGCCCGCCCGGCAGCTCGTCGGCTGGGGCGGCCAGGTCCCGTACAACCCGTACCCCCACAACCCCGGCCTCGGCGCCACCCCGCCCTACGGTCCGGGTCCCCACCCGGAGCCCCAGGCACCGCGCCGCAACGGCCGGTCCACCGCACTCCTCGTCGCCGTCGCGCTCGTCGTCGCGCTGGGCGCCGGCGGCTCGGTGTACGCGCTGATGAAGGGCGGCGACGACGACGGCCGTAAGGCGAGCGGTTCGGGCGGCGGGGCCACCAGCGCCGCGCCCACGACCCCGGGTCCGACCACCGGGGAACCGTCGCCGACGAACTCGCCGTCCCCCTCCGCCACTTCGACCGGCGACGGCGCCGTACCGAGCGGCTATCTCGGCACCTGGAACGCGTCCATCGACAACGCCACCGGCCACAACACCCGTCAACTCACCATCCGGCAGGGCAAGGTGGGGTCCCCGGTGCTGACCCTGGTCGCGGACGGCCCCGGCTACCACTGCGAGTTCACCGCCGACCTCGCCCAAGCACCGGGCGGCGAGAGCCCGTTGGCGATCGGCGCCTCCACCGTCACCTCCGGGAAGCCGCTGTCGTCCTGCAACCCGGGCTCCGCCACCGAGATCACCCTGCTGTCGGACACCACGCTGGAGCGCGTGAGCACCAGCAACGGGGAGAAGCTGACGTACACCAAGGCCGGCTGA